The proteins below are encoded in one region of Sporosarcina sp. FSL K6-1508:
- the comGA gene encoding competence type IV pilus ATPase ComGA: protein MKNDNVIEQKSFQLLEKAIKYEATDIHLVPMKEGYDVSFKKDARLDRSGTLPPQLAGRMISFYKFLSSLDISDKRKPQSGSFHKQMQGENFSFRVSTIPSIQMKESVVIRLQRHDQIVSIDDLCIEKEWADKLRKAVSEPQGLVIMTGPTGCGKTTSIYSLTAHCVNQLERHVITLEDPVENNHSHLLQIQVNERSGMTYSAGLKAILRHSPDVIMIGEIRDSETAKIAVQAALTGHLVLTSVHSKDPEGCFYRMMDFGISAEELRQTVVCISTQRLIRRATGKRGAVFEIIQGDMLTRMTDSIMKGERVVFPDELKVESLIRKYNRSSVKRDE, encoded by the coding sequence ATTAAGAATGATAATGTCATTGAACAGAAAAGTTTTCAACTTCTTGAAAAAGCGATTAAATACGAAGCAACCGATATTCACCTTGTCCCTATGAAGGAAGGATATGATGTATCATTTAAAAAAGATGCAAGACTGGACCGGTCCGGAACTCTCCCCCCACAGTTGGCGGGCCGTATGATTTCATTTTACAAATTCTTATCCTCACTCGATATCAGCGATAAACGCAAACCCCAGAGCGGTTCTTTTCATAAACAGATGCAAGGAGAAAACTTTTCTTTCCGTGTGTCTACAATCCCATCTATCCAAATGAAAGAAAGCGTTGTTATTAGACTGCAAAGGCATGACCAAATCGTATCAATCGATGATTTGTGTATCGAAAAGGAATGGGCGGATAAGTTACGCAAGGCCGTGTCAGAACCACAAGGACTGGTAATCATGACGGGACCGACCGGATGCGGTAAAACGACCTCAATCTACTCCTTAACAGCGCATTGCGTCAATCAACTTGAGCGGCATGTGATTACATTGGAAGACCCTGTCGAAAACAATCATTCGCATCTGCTTCAGATTCAAGTGAACGAACGGTCAGGGATGACATACTCGGCAGGTCTGAAAGCAATATTGCGCCATTCACCAGATGTCATTATGATTGGAGAAATCAGAGATAGCGAAACCGCAAAAATTGCAGTTCAAGCGGCACTAACTGGACATTTAGTATTAACTTCAGTGCATTCGAAGGATCCTGAGGGTTGTTTTTACAGAATGATGGACTTTGGTATTTCTGCCGAAGAATTAAGGCAAACAGTTGTCTGTATTTCAACGCAACGGCTTATTAGACGAGCTACAGGGAAAAGAGGCGCTGTATTTGAAATCATCCAAGGAGACATGCTTACTCGAATGACGGACTCCATAATGAAGGGAGAAAGGGTAGTCTTCCCTGACGAACTAAAAGTGGAGTCACTTATACGTAAATATAATAGGTCAAGTGTGAAGCGAGATGAATAA
- a CDS encoding DUF2626 domain-containing protein: MDNMFKLMGFWTGIFAVMFYIGDMLPAALLFVANTGFFLLLGYLNLTERMYMYLFGAYLMIFMVGFSYYTTFIHVPGAGH; encoded by the coding sequence ATGGATAACATGTTCAAGTTGATGGGCTTCTGGACAGGCATATTTGCGGTTATGTTTTATATAGGAGACATGCTGCCAGCCGCACTTCTTTTTGTTGCGAACACTGGGTTCTTCCTGCTACTTGGATATTTGAACCTGACAGAGCGGATGTACATGTACTTATTCGGAGCATATCTGATGATATTTATGGTCGGATTCAGCTACTACACAACGTTCATACACGTACCAGGCGCTGGCCACTAA
- a CDS encoding MBL fold metallo-hydrolase, translated as MLKINTYPLGPIQTNCYIISDDAGNCLIVDPGEESGRIINKIKSKEMTPVAILLTHAHFDHIGAVDSIRDRYNIPVYIHEDEQEWLSDSKLNGSAKYPGLNNVNVRRADELISDEGMMTVGPFEFEVRHTPGHSPGSVSYIFASSRFAIVGDTLFQQGVGRTDLPGGNTGVLLASIHDKLLSLEDDFIIYPGHGPSTTPEDEKDSNPFLNGF; from the coding sequence ATGTTGAAAATCAATACATATCCGCTGGGGCCAATCCAGACAAATTGTTATATTATTAGTGACGATGCGGGCAACTGTCTAATTGTGGACCCGGGCGAAGAGAGCGGACGAATTATTAACAAAATTAAAAGCAAAGAAATGACTCCGGTTGCAATATTGCTGACACATGCACATTTTGATCATATTGGAGCTGTCGACAGTATAAGGGATAGATATAACATTCCGGTTTATATCCATGAAGATGAACAGGAATGGTTGTCAGATTCGAAATTAAATGGGTCTGCCAAGTATCCTGGATTGAATAATGTGAACGTTAGAAGAGCGGATGAGCTTATCAGCGATGAGGGAATGATGACAGTAGGCCCTTTCGAGTTTGAAGTGAGGCATACGCCGGGACATTCTCCAGGAAGTGTTTCATATATCTTCGCATCTTCTCGTTTTGCTATTGTAGGAGATACGCTTTTCCAGCAGGGGGTAGGAAGAACTGACCTGCCTGGAGGAAATACGGGCGTTCTATTGGCATCCATCCATGATAAGTTGCTTTCTCTTGAAGATGATTTTATTATCTACCCAGGCCATGGTCCCTCGACAACGCCGGAAGACGAAAAAGATTCGAATCCATTTTTGAATGGATTTTGA
- a CDS encoding DUF2759 family protein, protein MNLLMVIFGLIAILAVIGTVQAFKERNALSILFNLGAAVVFGGFTIATLVFQGFPPTL, encoded by the coding sequence ATGAACTTATTGATGGTCATTTTTGGACTCATCGCAATTTTAGCGGTGATAGGTACAGTCCAAGCATTCAAAGAACGCAACGCTTTAAGTATTCTGTTCAATCTTGGAGCTGCAGTTGTTTTTGGAGGCTTCACAATTGCTACACTTGTTTTCCAAGGATTCCCGCCAACTCTATAA
- a CDS encoding YqgU-like beta propeller domain-containing protein, translating into MRKKMFIFFAAVLLLTGCTEKTNEVIEGSTAIEQPEDNNSIKKEIIKSLITDPAKFHFVVDWLTDSKVIYVKKENGLYQVNSFDLESGQTDTLYEDDSMIIDVLVHPSKKYLLLHTSDNATSATVKIVTMDGAVQDEVIVASTELAIEWNDLDPSLILLTAFHQDWTFDLFLYNGKVESFDLLAIEDPFPKWLGEDKIAVGFVEGHILDGGEIHTYEPETAKWDQLDLNGVVYFDTYEDTLLAVRINEEEDALYTIMEKGGVIRSEWTMPVNSNYSEWVIPEIEWNTSDILFLPASEKGGQIDELTMPFRLIRVTEGRQDVIADEIVAGVLRCSPSGGKCLTGYSLENLIDVESKLKTTWLTFPE; encoded by the coding sequence GTGAGAAAAAAAATGTTCATCTTTTTTGCAGCAGTCCTGTTATTAACGGGCTGTACAGAGAAGACGAATGAAGTTATCGAAGGCTCGACAGCCATTGAACAACCTGAGGATAATAATTCGATTAAAAAGGAAATTATTAAATCTTTAATCACTGATCCTGCAAAGTTCCATTTTGTGGTAGACTGGCTAACCGATTCGAAAGTCATCTACGTTAAAAAGGAAAATGGACTTTATCAAGTGAATAGCTTTGATTTAGAATCAGGTCAAACGGACACGTTGTACGAAGATGACTCTATGATCATCGATGTCCTCGTTCATCCTTCCAAAAAATATCTATTACTACATACAAGCGACAACGCTACATCTGCAACAGTTAAAATCGTGACCATGGATGGTGCAGTACAAGATGAAGTTATCGTAGCTTCAACTGAATTAGCAATTGAATGGAATGATCTCGATCCTTCCCTTATCCTTCTTACCGCTTTCCATCAAGATTGGACGTTCGATTTATTTCTTTATAACGGTAAAGTTGAAAGCTTTGATTTGCTGGCAATTGAAGATCCTTTTCCCAAATGGTTAGGCGAGGATAAAATTGCTGTAGGATTCGTTGAGGGCCATATACTTGATGGTGGGGAAATCCATACATATGAACCTGAGACTGCTAAGTGGGACCAGTTAGATTTAAACGGTGTCGTTTATTTTGATACATATGAAGATACTCTACTCGCAGTAAGAATAAATGAAGAAGAGGATGCTCTTTACACCATTATGGAAAAGGGGGGAGTAATTCGCTCTGAATGGACGATGCCTGTCAATAGTAATTATTCTGAGTGGGTTATTCCTGAAATTGAATGGAATACAAGTGATATCCTATTCCTGCCGGCTTCAGAGAAGGGTGGACAGATTGATGAACTCACAATGCCATTCCGGCTTATCAGGGTCACAGAAGGGCGGCAAGACGTTATTGCCGACGAAATTGTAGCTGGGGTACTTCGTTGTTCCCCTTCTGGCGGCAAGTGTTTAACGGGCTACTCGTTGGAAAACCTGATAGATGTAGAATCGAAATTGAAGACAACTTGGTTAACGTTCCCTGAGTGA
- a CDS encoding LTA synthase family protein encodes MKKIVWPKHSVLIVAIVATWLTTYFGYITSFNMKIDNIMQEFILFLNPLSFLLFVYGVALFIKSTKRRNIYILTVSVMTSIVMFSNAVFYRFFNDFITLPVLFQTSNFGDLSSSVTANLMVTDIFFFTDVLIIYLAIRFIPKDNRMGQRNKIGRKLYFVMTAAVMMINLGLAEMERPQLLTRSFDRELLVKNIGTYNYHIYDLFIQSKSHAQRALADGSELVEVGNYINANYAAPDPEMYGIAKGRNIIAISLESLQSFVINEEMDGHVITPFLNELSKDPDTFYFSDFYHNTGLGKTSDSEFILENSLYPRNGSAVFFTHSGNTYQSMASQLGENGYFTNVMHANNRSFWNRDIMYGALGIDKFYDIESYTVGEGQAVNWGMKDIPFFDQSVDLMKEMPQPFYSRLITLTNHHPFDLDEEDKLIPEYTSNSNTLNKYFQTVRYMDEAIKVLFEDLKASGLYDNSIIVMYGDHYGISENHNKAMGMYLDKEITPFDNAKLQKVPLYIHIPGYGEGKTIDEVSGQIDLKPTLLHLMGLDTKDDMYLGSDIFSPDHEPFTIFRDGRFVTDKNVFAQEVCYDSETGEETDMAECEPFIERAVTELNYSDMIINGDLLRFKEEQEQSPEKNSKD; translated from the coding sequence ATGAAAAAAATAGTATGGCCAAAACATTCCGTACTCATAGTCGCAATAGTCGCAACGTGGTTAACAACGTATTTCGGTTATATTACAAGCTTCAATATGAAAATCGATAATATAATGCAGGAATTCATTCTCTTTTTGAATCCTCTTAGTTTTCTTTTATTCGTTTACGGCGTTGCACTATTCATCAAGAGTACGAAAAGACGTAATATTTATATACTGACAGTAAGTGTGATGACTTCAATTGTTATGTTTAGTAATGCAGTGTTCTATAGATTTTTCAATGACTTTATTACCTTGCCAGTCTTGTTCCAAACGAGTAACTTCGGAGATCTTTCATCTTCAGTTACTGCTAATCTAATGGTAACAGACATATTCTTTTTCACAGATGTACTCATAATCTATTTGGCGATCCGGTTTATTCCTAAGGATAACCGAATGGGACAACGCAATAAAATTGGACGCAAACTTTACTTTGTCATGACAGCTGCGGTTATGATGATAAACCTTGGTCTCGCGGAAATGGAAAGACCACAGTTATTAACACGCAGTTTCGATAGAGAACTTCTTGTGAAAAATATCGGAACATATAATTACCATATCTATGACCTGTTCATTCAATCCAAATCCCATGCTCAGCGTGCATTGGCAGATGGCAGTGAGCTAGTAGAAGTAGGTAACTATATTAATGCGAACTACGCTGCTCCTGACCCTGAAATGTATGGAATTGCGAAAGGACGTAATATCATTGCGATCTCGCTTGAATCCTTGCAGTCGTTTGTTATTAACGAGGAAATGGATGGACATGTCATTACTCCGTTTTTAAATGAACTGTCGAAAGATCCAGATACATTCTATTTCTCTGATTTCTATCACAACACTGGTCTTGGTAAAACATCGGATTCAGAATTTATTCTTGAAAACTCGCTGTATCCGAGAAATGGAAGTGCTGTATTTTTCACGCATAGTGGAAACACTTACCAATCAATGGCTTCGCAGTTAGGCGAGAATGGTTATTTTACGAATGTAATGCACGCCAATAACCGTAGTTTCTGGAACCGTGATATCATGTATGGCGCACTCGGTATCGATAAGTTTTACGATATTGAAAGTTATACGGTCGGCGAAGGGCAAGCGGTTAACTGGGGTATGAAAGATATTCCATTCTTTGACCAATCGGTAGATTTGATGAAAGAGATGCCTCAGCCTTTTTATTCAAGACTGATCACATTGACAAATCATCATCCATTTGATTTGGATGAAGAAGATAAGCTTATTCCTGAATATACATCAAATTCCAATACGTTAAACAAATATTTCCAAACAGTACGCTATATGGATGAGGCAATCAAAGTTCTTTTTGAAGATTTGAAAGCAAGTGGATTGTACGATAACTCAATCATCGTTATGTACGGAGACCATTATGGTATTTCCGAGAATCACAACAAGGCGATGGGCATGTATTTAGATAAAGAAATCACTCCTTTTGATAATGCGAAATTGCAAAAGGTTCCATTGTACATTCATATTCCCGGTTATGGCGAAGGGAAGACTATTGATGAAGTGTCAGGACAAATCGACTTGAAACCTACTCTTCTACATCTAATGGGTCTTGATACAAAAGATGATATGTATCTTGGGTCGGACATTTTCTCTCCAGATCATGAACCGTTTACTATCTTCCGTGATGGACGCTTTGTAACTGATAAAAATGTTTTTGCACAAGAGGTCTGTTATGATAGTGAGACTGGCGAAGAAACTGATATGGCCGAATGTGAGCCATTTATCGAACGTGCAGTTACTGAGCTGAATTATTCAGATATGATTATTAATGGAGATTTGCTCAGGTTCAAGGAAGAGCAAGAACAATCACCCGAAAAAAACAGTAAAGATTAA
- a CDS encoding YqgQ family protein, producing MRDFLAVLQLLKRFGIHVYTGNRKDDIDMVQSEVKDLYDNGLILKEDYLKAVLILRSEAAKM from the coding sequence ATGAGAGACTTTCTTGCTGTCCTGCAACTCTTGAAGCGTTTTGGAATTCATGTCTACACGGGAAATAGGAAAGATGATATCGATATGGTGCAATCAGAAGTAAAAGATCTTTATGACAACGGCCTGATACTGAAGGAAGACTATTTGAAAGCGGTGCTAATCCTGCGTAGTGAAGCAGCGAAAATGTGA
- a CDS encoding 5-formyltetrahydrofolate cyclo-ligase, whose amino-acid sequence MSKKSLRNQVLGTLNSINRIEHLEKSSVITKRVLISEEFQSADTIGITISRYPEVDTRLLIEAAWTAGKRIAVPKCIHGTREMDFRLITSYDSLETVYMGLLEPIITETISVEKKDIDLQIVPGVVFSDEGYRIGFGGGYYDRYMSDYNGDTLSLAFAEQTGHVVPSEHHDIPVSKIVTEEKVINCQKKDFCK is encoded by the coding sequence ATGAGTAAAAAGAGTTTAAGGAATCAAGTGCTAGGCACATTGAATAGTATAAATCGAATTGAGCACCTGGAAAAATCCTCAGTGATTACAAAGAGGGTGCTCATATCAGAAGAATTTCAAAGTGCGGATACAATCGGGATAACGATTTCTCGTTATCCCGAAGTGGACACACGTTTGCTTATTGAAGCGGCTTGGACAGCTGGGAAACGAATTGCTGTGCCTAAATGCATCCATGGAACCCGCGAGATGGATTTTCGTCTCATTACATCGTACGATAGTTTGGAAACGGTCTATATGGGTCTCCTGGAGCCGATAATTACTGAAACAATCTCGGTCGAAAAAAAGGATATTGATTTGCAAATCGTGCCAGGCGTAGTCTTTTCGGATGAAGGGTATAGAATTGGTTTCGGCGGAGGATATTATGATCGTTATATGTCGGATTACAATGGTGATACTTTGTCGTTGGCGTTTGCAGAACAAACGGGTCATGTAGTTCCGAGTGAACATCATGACATTCCTGTCAGTAAAATAGTTACAGAAGAAAAAGTTATAAACTGTCAGAAAAAGGACTTCTGCAAATGA
- the rpmG gene encoding 50S ribosomal protein L33 produces MRVNITLACTECGERNYISKKNKRNNPERIEMKKYCSRDKKQTLHRETK; encoded by the coding sequence ATGCGCGTAAATATTACACTTGCTTGCACAGAATGCGGTGAGCGCAACTATATTTCAAAGAAAAACAAGCGTAACAATCCAGAACGTATTGAAATGAAAAAATACTGCTCACGTGATAAGAAACAAACTTTGCACCGTGAAACGAAATAA
- a CDS encoding peptidoglycan D,D-transpeptidase FtsI family protein — protein sequence MKKQVRKADQAKIRQRKHIAFRMNFLFFSIFVLFSLLIFRLGYLQIVKGEDYSRALERTEEVAVNTSVPRGRLFDRMGRVLVDNDPKNAITYTKMTSTSSRDMLEIAEKLAVLIEQDTKRITMGDKRDFWILKNSEEALKKVSKKEQLAIEKDSSLSRTQMQRKINTLTRERVTEEEINSFTDEEMEVLAIYREMMAGYAYSPQIVKSGNVTKEEFAIVSERLGELPGVDTTTDWERVRRSENTILGKTTSPIEGLPKSSMNYFLARDYSRNDRVGKSYVEQYYEELLKGQKTIVKNIKDRSGSVVETKTIREGEPGKDLILTIDSELEQALEKIVSDKLLELKRGPNAGELDRAFLVMMNPNNGEVLSLVGKQVVTNKETGKLEIWDYAFGTFTALHEAGSTVKMATLLTGYQENAVRIGEVKIDEPIRIGGITKRSLFNQNSRVAVSDIEAIGRSSNVYMFRIALAMANANYSSANSELIRRNAFDKFRQSFASFGLGTKTGIDLPGESGGLIGDSNSIGILLDLSIGQYDTYTTLQLAQYVSTIANGGYRIAPKVLKEIREPSEDGEILGPLIQETGVNILNRIQNTDAEINQVKRGMHYVYYGARGTAPNLFAGKDYDAAGKTGTAQAFSSGKPTINLSHVGFAPYENPEIAYAIIIPNISTNQKKYPYAQNDIVKLAVDEYFKLKAKRAKEEVSTAAKQPIIQAQEIESE from the coding sequence ATGAAAAAGCAGGTGCGTAAGGCGGACCAAGCTAAAATACGCCAACGAAAACATATCGCATTCCGGATGAACTTCCTATTCTTTTCAATCTTTGTCCTATTTTCCTTGCTCATTTTTCGTCTTGGCTATTTACAAATCGTCAAAGGTGAAGATTATTCCAGAGCGCTGGAAAGAACGGAAGAAGTAGCTGTCAATACAAGCGTACCAAGAGGCAGATTATTTGACCGTATGGGGCGAGTCCTTGTTGATAATGATCCGAAAAACGCCATTACATATACGAAAATGACGTCCACGAGTTCCAGAGATATGCTTGAAATTGCTGAGAAACTTGCAGTCTTGATTGAACAAGATACGAAAAGGATTACCATGGGGGATAAAAGAGATTTTTGGATTTTGAAAAATTCGGAGGAAGCACTTAAAAAGGTTTCCAAAAAGGAACAACTCGCAATTGAAAAGGATAGTTCATTATCAAGAACGCAAATGCAGCGTAAAATCAATACGTTGACACGAGAGCGTGTGACAGAAGAGGAAATCAATTCATTCACAGATGAGGAGATGGAAGTACTTGCAATTTACAGAGAAATGATGGCTGGCTACGCATACTCCCCGCAAATTGTGAAAAGTGGAAATGTCACCAAAGAGGAATTCGCGATAGTGTCTGAGCGTCTTGGGGAATTGCCAGGCGTGGATACAACAACGGATTGGGAACGTGTAAGGAGATCGGAGAACACTATTTTAGGTAAAACCACTAGTCCGATTGAAGGACTTCCGAAATCTAGCATGAACTATTTCTTGGCAAGGGACTATTCGAGAAATGACCGTGTCGGAAAAAGTTATGTCGAGCAGTATTATGAAGAATTGTTAAAAGGACAGAAAACAATCGTTAAGAATATTAAGGATCGTAGCGGCAGTGTCGTTGAGACGAAAACAATCCGAGAAGGCGAACCTGGCAAGGATCTTATTCTAACGATTGACAGCGAATTGGAACAGGCACTTGAAAAAATTGTTTCGGATAAGCTGTTAGAATTGAAAAGAGGGCCAAATGCCGGCGAATTAGATAGGGCATTTTTAGTCATGATGAACCCGAATAACGGTGAGGTTCTTTCACTGGTAGGCAAGCAGGTCGTAACGAATAAAGAAACAGGTAAGCTCGAAATATGGGACTACGCATTTGGTACGTTCACTGCGCTCCACGAGGCTGGTTCAACCGTCAAGATGGCGACACTTCTTACGGGATATCAGGAAAATGCCGTGCGTATTGGTGAAGTAAAAATAGATGAACCAATCAGAATCGGTGGGATTACAAAAAGATCACTGTTCAATCAAAACTCTAGGGTTGCTGTAAGTGATATTGAAGCAATTGGTAGATCTTCGAACGTATATATGTTCCGTATAGCATTGGCCATGGCGAATGCTAACTATAGCTCTGCAAATTCTGAACTCATTAGAAGAAATGCATTTGATAAGTTCCGACAATCTTTTGCATCTTTCGGATTGGGGACTAAAACGGGTATTGATTTACCAGGGGAATCGGGCGGTCTGATTGGCGATAGTAATTCAATAGGGATTTTGTTGGATTTATCTATCGGTCAGTACGATACCTATACAACACTTCAACTTGCCCAATATGTCTCGACAATCGCAAATGGCGGTTACCGTATAGCTCCTAAAGTATTAAAAGAAATCCGTGAACCATCTGAGGATGGTGAAATTCTTGGTCCTCTCATTCAAGAAACGGGGGTCAATATTCTGAACAGGATTCAGAATACGGATGCAGAGATTAATCAAGTGAAGCGTGGGATGCACTACGTTTATTACGGCGCTCGTGGGACTGCTCCAAATCTCTTTGCTGGAAAAGACTATGATGCAGCCGGGAAGACGGGAACCGCACAGGCATTCAGTTCTGGGAAGCCGACAATCAATTTATCACATGTAGGTTTTGCACCTTACGAAAACCCGGAAATTGCATATGCAATTATCATCCCGAATATATCTACAAATCAGAAAAAGTATCCATATGCACAAAATGATATTGTGAAGCTAGCCGTGGACGAATATTTTAAACTAAAAGCAAAACGGGCTAAAGAAGAAGTATCTACAGCTGCTAAGCAACCAATCATACAGGCACAAGAAATAGAATCTGAATAA
- a CDS encoding superoxide dismutase: MAYKLPELPYAYDALEPHIDKETMNIHHTKHHNAYVTNLNNALEGNEELLNKSIEDLIANLDAVPEDKRTAVRNNGGGHANHSLFWELLSADGGGNPSGALAEAIDKKFGSFDAFKEEFAKAGATRFGSGWAWLVLNGGELEIMSTPNQDSPIMEGKTPLLGLDVWEHAYYLNYQNRRPDYISAFWNVVNWDEVAKRFGK, encoded by the coding sequence ATGGCTTACAAATTACCAGAACTACCTTACGCATACGACGCACTTGAACCACACATCGACAAAGAAACGATGAACATTCACCATACTAAACACCATAATGCATATGTAACGAACTTGAACAACGCTCTTGAAGGAAACGAAGAACTTTTAAACAAATCTATTGAAGATCTTATTGCGAATCTTGATGCAGTACCTGAAGACAAGCGTACTGCTGTCCGTAACAATGGCGGCGGTCATGCGAACCACTCACTATTCTGGGAACTTCTATCAGCAGATGGTGGCGGTAACCCATCAGGCGCACTTGCTGAAGCAATCGATAAAAAGTTTGGAAGCTTTGACGCGTTCAAAGAAGAATTTGCAAAAGCGGGTGCAACTCGTTTCGGTTCAGGATGGGCTTGGCTTGTACTGAATGGTGGCGAACTTGAAATTATGTCAACTCCTAATCAAGATTCACCAATCATGGAAGGCAAAACGCCTCTTCTAGGCCTTGACGTTTGGGAGCATGCTTACTACCTAAACTATCAAAACCGTCGTCCTGACTATATTTCAGCATTCTGGAATGTTGTCAATTGGGACGAGGTTGCAAAACGTTTCGGTAAATAA
- a CDS encoding DUF456 domain-containing protein, protein MEFIGWIIAIAMFIIAFAGLVYPIIPSALFIVGGFLLYGLVDTFDGMTIWFWTIQVLFVILLFGADTLSNLVGVKKFGGSKAGMWGSTIGLLIGPFVIPVAGILVGPFLGAVLAELAVSRSGVRQAIKTGIGSLVGFFTSVVTKGLVMVVMIIVFILFIR, encoded by the coding sequence ATGGAGTTTATAGGTTGGATTATTGCGATTGCCATGTTCATTATTGCTTTTGCTGGACTCGTATATCCGATCATTCCATCGGCGCTCTTCATAGTAGGTGGCTTCCTTCTATATGGACTTGTCGATACATTTGATGGGATGACTATTTGGTTTTGGACCATTCAGGTATTATTCGTCATCTTGCTGTTTGGCGCAGACACACTGTCGAATCTCGTCGGTGTGAAAAAATTTGGAGGCTCCAAGGCGGGGATGTGGGGAAGTACAATTGGACTTCTTATCGGTCCTTTCGTCATTCCAGTTGCTGGTATTTTAGTTGGTCCATTTCTGGGCGCTGTCCTTGCGGAACTTGCCGTATCCCGTTCTGGAGTGAGACAGGCTATAAAGACAGGTATTGGTTCGCTCGTCGGTTTTTTCACTTCAGTTGTGACGAAAGGGCTTGTCATGGTTGTGATGATTATTGTATTTATACTATTCATCAGATAA